The genomic interval AGCTCGGTGGTAGAGTTCCTCCGAGAGGTGCCCAGAGAACCTCAATATCAATACTCCAGGAACAAGAGGAGCGACTCGCTGGAGGAGAGGGCGTCAAACGCGACGGGGGACCAGGAGCTGGATGCGGAGCGAGTGCCGGAGAAGGAGCTTTACAGTGGGGGAGGCGCAGAAAGCAGTCAGCAGGAGGTCAGCCAAGAAGTCGGCGTTGAGACGGACATGAAGCCCAAGCAGAATCGAAAGCACAAGCACCGGCATCACCAGATTTACCGCAAGGATTACACGCAGGATGACATGATGATGATGCTTACTTACTCCATGGTGCCGGTAagaagatggatgaatgaatttctTTCATTGATAGAACAATTGTAAATAAAGTCAGCTTCCTCCTTTTCATTCCCAGATAAAATTGTTGGTCGACATTTGTAACACCACCAAAGGAGTCTGCATTGCTGGTAATGTCCGATACATGCTTTCCGTTCATCTTCATATTGTCAGGTCGTGTTGTCTAACGTTGCAAAACTGTCTTTTGTAGGTCCCCCCGGACCACCTGGTATGTGGCATTCATGTCAAGTCAAGATGTTCTGTGATTTTCAAACCTTCACGCTGGTTCTTGCGTTTCCACAGGTTTGACTGGTGCGGATGGCATGCCAGGGACAAACGGGACAGACGGCGCTCCTGGACTCAATGGGCTCCCCGGGGCTGATGGCAAGCGAGGAAAAAGAGGTTTGACCACGCTATACGATTTAAAATTAGTTTGAGCTTTATTTTAGGGAGTTCTCAGATGCCCTCAACATCAGTGATGGAAAACCATTACTGTAATTCCCAGATTCCAAAGCTGATTATAAGCCCCACCCCAAAATTTAGCCAAATCTGAGAAAAAATAACATGTAGGAGTGCTTTTTGAGAGTTTTTAAACATAGCTCTGGGTTTAGGCCAGAGTAGTATGTTGTTTGGACAAAGACAGATTTGGTTGTTGTATACAGGACCGGCAGGTGAAAAAGGTGAGCCAGGTGAAAAAGGTGAACAAGGAGAACCAGGTCCCCCCGGGGAAGATCGGCAACCATCCAATGACATCATTGTAGAGGGTGAGCGGCAAAGAAATTTTGTTCCTTTAGTAGTCAATCTCTGAGCCCTTCTAACTTTTTGGCTAAGGTCCTCCTGGCCCCCCTGGAGAACCTGGACCCATGGGCCCTCCTGGACCTCCAGGACCCCAAGGGCCCCCAAGGACGAGGCACCACAGAGCCAATATACAGGCTGCGCACTCCATGGGTGAGGGCATGTAAAgagtctgattattattatatagtcAGGTTATTGGTTATATGGGTAACTGAAGTATTAGTAATAGGTAGTCCTGGTTAAATGGTGTGTGAATCTCAAATCCAGAGAGATGCCATTCCGCCCTCTATTGGCAAATTGCAGTCATTGTAGTGGCTAACAATCTTGAATTTCACAGACAAACTGGCTGAAACATCTTTCATGTATACctgtttaaaaatgcaaaaaaaacaatatttccttTTGTGGCGGTAATCCCAATGGATTGCTTTTAATGCCCATTGCGATGAAGTTAATTGGATGCTGCATGGTGATGGaagaaaatagatgaaaaataGATGGAATGATATAATTAGGTCGGTCTTCTTGTGGTCGGATCGAATAGAAGGATGATGTCATTGCTGCTGAGTCACGTAGTTGACCTTTTTGTGACGCGTTTTAGGAGTTGTTTATCAGGTATTTGCTTCATTTTATATTGTGGCTTGTCTGCACTCTCCCTTACAGAACCACTATATTCAGTCCCAAATGACGAGACCTCCTTTGGGAGGCCAACTGGGAAGGCGCACGAGAAATCAGCGAAGCAGAACGGTGTGTTCCCTGACAGCATCTAATGTTTTCCCACCCAGAGCTTATTTTGCAACATCTGTTATGTTGCTCTTCGTCAGAATGCCTGATCAAATCTCTGAtcaaccccagaaatgtgacaaaaatgGAGAGCACATTTGGCACATGGATGAAGGACACGGCTGTGCTCAATGACGAACGAGTATGGGTGGCGGAACACTTTTCGGGTACGGCAGGACGTTAAGATCGCACGTCAGGCCAGATAGGCTTTGAAAGTGGAACATGATCTCTTCACTCACAGGTCGTGTCTTGCGGGAGTATCCGAGCGTCACCTCTTTCCAGCACAACAGCAGTGGAATGCTCAATATGAGAAAGTTCTATCAGGGCTGCGGTCACGCAGTTCACAACGGCTCCTTCTACTATCAGATCGCCGGCACGTCCAGCATTGCCAAGTAAGCAATGGCAGACGATGGGGCAATACTGGCTCACTATAATGATTCACACTGCTTACACACTGGTAGGAGGGGTAAATTGACATGTTGTGTTTGATGACAGATTTGATCTGGACACCAAGAGACTTCAAACGCTCACCATCGATCATGCTCTTTATCACAACTTGGCTTACCTGCTGCAAAATTCAAAGACTTACTTTAAGCTGGCGGCGGACGAGAACGGCCTGTGGCTGATCTTCGCATCCGATCTCGACGAGAGCATCGTGGTGGCCCAATTGGACCAGAAGACTTTCTCCATCACCTCTCACGTTAACACCACATACCCACGGAGCAAAGCCGGCAACGCCTTCATCGCGTGCGGGGTACTGTACGTCACGGACATCAAGGACGCCAGGGTCACCTTTGCGTACGACCTGTTGAAGGGCAAACCAGTTAATGTAACCTTTGACCTCAGGCCTCCAGGTGGGGTGCTGGCAATGCTCTCTTACAGCCCCAAGGACAGACATCTTTACGTGTGGGACAACAACTACGTCAAGCTTTACGTTGTCCACTTCATCTCTGATGAGTGATGACGCACAGGCCAGAACAGAGCTGATCTAAATTATAAATCCTTTGGGAAGAATCACACGTTCATACTGTGCTTAATGGGATGGTGGTGTGATCTTTTTAAAATCCAGTTACAGTACTTAAAATATCAAACTACAGTCTGTGAAGTCGACTCACTTCTTTAGCAAATACTGaacaatttttcaaaagaagGCTTCGAGTTCTTCCCAATTACGGTTTACTTTGCAATCTAATTACATAAAGGAACTGTTAGTGTCAGAATGGTGTATAATGTGGCAAACAATATTGAGTATACTTTATAGGAATAAAACTTTTGCCTTGtttttggtgaacccttcgacCTACTAGCTACTGTATTTTTATGTTCTTTACACCTTCTTTCTTGGGAgaacccaattttttttaaagtggtttCTGATGTAAATGGGAATTGAGTGCTGTATTTATCACATATTCCATCAACGTTTGGAATTTTGTTGtcactaacattttttttccacaatttatATCAAACAAAAACTATATCAACTTTTTAAAGCTGTGTTGACGTAATTGCATGATTTGGTCTAAATGTATCTGATGTATTTATATTCTTTAAATACAGTTGGTGGTGACATTGTTATTGAAATAAACAAAGCAAGTTTTCTAAGTAGGAATCAAGAAAATAACACCAGTGCCAAATcactggatgaaataaaaataatttattcacTTTACAAAGGTAAATCTCACACCATGACCTGTTTCTTTCTGGCAACGGTGCCTCGGCGAGCACCTGCCCATCATACTAGTTTGTGTTGccgtgcatgcacacacacactgatacACACACAGACCAGCAACCAATGGGGCAACTGGTAGAACACATACAATACACATAGTGGGCAGAAAGAGAATGGGCTGTCTAGGGGTGGGGCACAAGATcagtttaataaataaatactacctACATACATAAACCTACCAACTGTCACAACTTAATCTGCTGATATGATACaaaccaaaaataaagaaatgcatttatGTTTGTACAAGTTGCTGGGATATttcttatttatatatagtgatatttatatattaaaactATATTTGAAACTTTTGACTACTTGGCCAAATAAAGCCTGACATTCATTTGTATTGAACAGTTTCTCCATTAATAATCTActtatttgaaataaatcctTTTAGTGTCTCCATAATTTGAGTGCAAATATCTATTCTCCAAGGatgaacaataaaaacaactggCAAGGTAACACACACACGCTTACTTACAATAGACTTGTGTTGCACGTCTCCCAGTCAAGTCAGAACCAGTAAAACCACTTACATTCCTAAATTAAAGGCATTACGTTAAACAGTTCAACATAGGATTTGTCAAACCaacaagcaaaaataaataatacaattccATTCAATGAATAAAAGCCCAAAACATCAGTCAacattatcttaaaaaaacgagaAGGGAACCTTTTGTGTTTGCGCCGTGATTGATCGATGGCGGAGCAGACGGATGGAAACACTGAAAGCACAGTCACAAGAGTAAAACACATCATCTCCCCAACAGGAATGTTCAAGCAGTGAGGCTGCCGCACAAACAGGCATTTGAGGGCAGGTGggccagcacacacacacattcacaggcCCGAAACAGGACAACTCAGTGTCTGTGACGGTGGAGGGGCTGTGATGGCAAGGGGGGCTTAATCACTAGAGGGACAATGCAGCAGAAACTCCCACGGGGGCTGAAAAAAGCCAGGCATAAAAGATGAAGGAGTGGGGACAATatttgaaaagataaaaatcaaataaaacggTCCGACAAGTTGATTCACACTTTGGATACCACTGACTTAATAACAAACCACAGTGCTGGTTACAGTAGATGCTAAGAGATTTCAGCTGTGGGCACAAAATGACGACAGTtacacactttttaaaaagtttttgccAGGGTACTTTTACAGAGCACTATCAAGAGACCTGTGATTGCACTGCGTAACGAGAACAGGACATGCATAGCTTCCCTATGGACACGCTCTAAGAGTAGAGATTCTtcaataaaatgacaataaatctAGCTTTAAAATCAAGTATGTTTACCTTATGCTTGAGACTTTTACCGTTAGCCTTTGGGGAAAACACATAGTATTTGCAGCTGCGTTTGTCACTCGCAAGTGAACTTGGGAACAATCGGAGACGCCGGAAGGACTGCA from Stigmatopora argus isolate UIUO_Sarg chromosome 2, RoL_Sarg_1.0, whole genome shotgun sequence carries:
- the gldn gene encoding gliomedin; the protein is MADSKKKTSEVVTMWIPTPSMTRPQRLLLYGSCVVALLNSLGLLVLLLRQNQQHVLLEQTGSRLNQVEGSSVVEFLREVPREPQYQYSRNKRSDSLEERASNATGDQELDAERVPEKELYSGGGAESSQQEVSQEVGVETDMKPKQNRKHKHRHHQIYRKDYTQDDMMMMLTYSMVPIKLLVDICNTTKGVCIAGPPGPPGLTGADGMPGTNGTDGAPGLNGLPGADGKRGKRGPAGEKGEPGEKGEQGEPGPPGEDRQPSNDIIVEGPPGPPGEPGPMGPPGPPGPQGPPRTRHHRANIQAAHSMEPLYSVPNDETSFGRPTGKAHEKSAKQNECLIKSLINPRNVTKMESTFGTWMKDTAVLNDERVWVAEHFSGRVLREYPSVTSFQHNSSGMLNMRKFYQGCGHAVHNGSFYYQIAGTSSIAKFDLDTKRLQTLTIDHALYHNLAYLLQNSKTYFKLAADENGLWLIFASDLDESIVVAQLDQKTFSITSHVNTTYPRSKAGNAFIACGVLYVTDIKDARVTFAYDLLKGKPVNVTFDLRPPGGVLAMLSYSPKDRHLYVWDNNYVKLYVVHFISDE